GCTTCTGGATTGGTGCAAATCAAGCAGGCGAGAGACGGCCGCTATAAGTTGTACTTGTGCCGGGATCTCGCTGGTGCTGATGACTGCCTCCAGAACAAACCTCGTGTATGCCATCCGATTTTACCCATTTCGGCACGAACAACGGTCACAGAAGCGCTTGCTAAAACGTTCGCGTCTCAACCTCGTCGCTCTCTGAAAGCAGTCCGAACAGACGCGCTCCTCGATACCGATGGCCTACCCAGTCCCATTCGCCAATAGATCCGCCACCGATTAGCATCAGAGGTCGAGCGACGCCAGCGTCGCGATGCCTTGCGATGCTCCGCAGAGTTCGACGATCAAGCCAACTCATCTGCGGAAGGCCATCAGGATGCGTGTGCCAGTCCCCAACGTAGGTGGAAGCGCCCGAGGACTCGGAAAACAGAATGTCCAACTGGCGGCACTGCCAAGCGTGATCGGGAGTGAACCTATGACGGTTATGGACCGCCTCAGGGCCGGGGCCGACGACGGCGCGCACGACTGGCTCGCCGTTGTCGGCGACGTAACCCGCGAGAACTCCACCCGTTTCCAACGGATAGGCGCGATCAGCCTCCGTGCAGAGCTCCCGCATAACCGACTCACTGATCCATACGAGGCTCATCCTGCGTTACATGCCGGACACTCCACGTGAGCCGACAGATCGTAAGTCGTCCACTCGGGAACGATTGAGAGGCCGTTGCGTGAGAAATCACCGACCGCAACATCCCATCCGAAGTCGGGGTAACCTGCCGGTTCGCCACGACTGAGGGTCGCTACGGCAAGACGGCTAGCCAGCAGCGCCACCTCGTCGCTGTCAATGCCAGCGCCGATGAAGGTCGGCTGCGAGCAACCACCCGGCTGAATCTCCCCTGAACCAACATCTGCAGGAAGACGTATCGATCTGTCAGCCAAGCTTCGCTGAAAACAGTGCCAGCAACCGAGGGTCCGTCCTGGAATGATCCTTCCAACCACGCCTCCGGCAGCACCGTGAGTTGTCGTCAACCACAGGTATGGCTTGCTGAGCTCCCGTG
The nucleotide sequence above comes from Nitrogeniibacter mangrovi. Encoded proteins:
- a CDS encoding Mov34/MPN/PAD-1 family protein, whose protein sequence is MSLVWISESVMRELCTEADRAYPLETGGVLAGYVADNGEPVVRAVVGPGPEAVHNRHRFTPDHAWQCRQLDILFSESSGASTYVGDWHTHPDGLPQMSWLDRRTLRSIARHRDAGVARPLMLIGGGSIGEWDWVGHRYRGARLFGLLSESDEVETRTF